The Gemmobacter aquarius genome contains the following window.
CCCAAAGCCTGACACGGGGCAAGTCAGTCGCCATAAGCACTTCTTCCGGCACTGCCATTTCCTCTCTCAGCACCCCCGGCAACACGCCACAGGACAAAGGCGGAGTCCGCATCCCCTGCCCCCGGTCGAAAAAGACCGTCGTGATGCTGCCGTCGCAAACCTCGCCGCGTTCGTTCAGAAGCACCACCTCGTCCAGCCCTTCGGACAAGGCGGCGCGGGCCGCGTCATAGGCCGCGCGGCAGGTGGATTTCACCGTCAGCCACGGATCATTCGAACGCAGTCGCTCGCTTGCCAGACCGACCCGCCATTCCGCCTTGGCGGCAGGCAGGGGCGCAGCGGTCACCTCGACCGCGCCATCCGCGCCGAGCGTCAGGCGCACCCGCAAGGCTTCGGTCCCGACCGCCGTCGCAAGCGCCCCCGTCACTGCCCCCGCGTTGCAAGGATAGCCCAGCGCCTCCGCCCCGCGTTCCAGCCGCGCCAGATGCAGCGGCAGGCGGGGGAAGCCCGCGCCGTCCCAGAGCAGCGTCTCGATCAGCCTGACGCCTGCGTCAGCCCCTCTGCGTAGCGCGCTTTCCACAGCGCCTCCTCCCATTCGCCGTCTGCCGTGCTGTCATGCACCACACCCCCGCCGACATTCAGCCGCACCGCCCCGTCAGCGCCAAGCGACAACGTGCGGATCGCCACGTTGAAGGCCGCATCCCCTGCCGGAGACATCCAGCCCATCGCCCCGCAATAGGCCCCCCGCTCGCCGCGCTCGACCTCGCGGATGATCTCCATCGCCCTGATCTTGGGCGCACCCGTCACCGACCCGCAGGGAAACAGCGCTGCCATCAGCTCCGCCAGCCCGGCCTCGCCGCGCAGCCGCCCCGTCACGGTCGACGACATCTGATGCACCGTCGAGAACGCCTCGACAGCATATAATTCCGGCACCTTGACCGATCCCACCTCGGAAATCCGCGCGATATCGTTGCGCAGCAAGTCCACGATCATCAGGTTCTCCGCCTGGGCCTTGTCGCTTGCGCGCAATTCAAAAGCCAGCGCCGCATCGCGCGCAGGATCGGCATCGCGCGGCGCGGTCCCCTTCATGGGCCGCGCCACGATCACCCCGTCCGTCAGCCGGAAGAACAATTCGGGCGAGCGCGAAATCACCACCGGCCCCGCGCCCAGATCGCAGAACATGCCGTAACCCACGGTCTGGCGCGCCCTCAGCGCCCCGTAAAGCCCGAGCGGCGTGCCCGCCTCAAGCCGGGCCGACATCGGAAAGGTCAGGTTGATCTGGTAGCAATCGCCCGCAGCGATATAGTCGGCCACCTGCCGGAACGCCGCACCGTAAGCCTTGCGCGACACCAGCGGCCGCAAGCGCGAAAGCCGCGCCCCGTGCCCCTCGGCGTCCGCCTGCGCCAGCACCACCGCCGCATCGCGGGGGGCGTCGAACACCCCCAGCGCCACCAGCGGCCCGCGCCTGCGCCCCGGCATCAACCGCCGCAGCCGCGGCTCGAGCGCATAGCCCGCCTCATAGGCGACATAGCCCGCCAGCCAGCCCCCCGCCCGCCGCGCCGCTTCGGCCCGCTCCAGCGCAGGCCGCACGTCGCGCGCACGCCAGGCCACCACCACCTCGCGCGGGGCAGCAAACAGGGCGGGAACGCCCCCCGGACCGTGCTCGCACAGAATCAACGCAGTCTCCACTTGACCGGCAGGGCGGCGTGGCCCGCGGCCCGCCCGCAGCCTGCCCCTCGCCTCAGGCGGCGCAGATAGCACGCCCCCCCGCACAGGAACAGTCCAACCGCGACCATTTGCCATGCCAAGCCGCCCGCCTACCCGCCCGCCAACCCGCTGATGCGATCGCATACGCTGCCTGCCGATCCGGCAGAAACCGCGTTTCCCCAAGGTTTTTCCGCATTATCCGCCCTGTCGGGCTGAAAAGATCGTTTCACCGCTTGCCGGATCGGGAATTCAAGAGCCAATATCGCCCCTGCGAAAGGCGGGAAAAACCCGCTCCGCTGAATCGGCCCGACCGGACACCGGTCGACGCATCCGAAACAACAACGGGGACAAAGATGGCATCGGACAATTACACCGACCACGAAAAACACGAGGACATGAAGGTCCTTCACGGCATGGGCTACGCGCAGGAACTGTCGCGCTCGATGTCGAAATTCTCGAACTTCGCGATTTCCTTCTCGATCATCTGCATCCTGTCGGGCGGGATCAACTCCTTCGCCCAGGCCATCTCGTCCGTCGGCGGCGCGGGTGCTGGCATCGGCTGGATCGTCGGCTGCCTTTTGTCGGGCATGTTCGCCCTCGCCATGGCGCAAATCGCCTCGGCCTTCCCCACGGCGGGGGGCCTGTATCACTGGGCCTCGATCCTCGGCAACCGCTTCTGGGGCTGGCTGACCGCATGGCTCAACCTTCTGGGCCTCATCACCGTGCTTGGCGCCATCAACATCGGCACCGCATACTTCTTCCAGGGCACCTTCGGCGCGCTGTTCGGCACCACGGGCGCTGACGGCGCGATCACGCCCTGGCCCAGCTCGGACATGGAGATCGTGGTCTTCGTCGCGATCATCACCATCGTGCAAGCGGTGTTCAACCATATCGGGATCAAGGCCACCACCTTCCTGACCGACGTGTCGGGCTACCTGATCTTCGCCACCACCGCCGTCCTGGTTCTGGCCTGCCTCTATTTCGCGCCCGCACTCGACCTGTCGCGCCTGTGGACATTCACCAACTTCTCGGGTGACGCGGGCGGCGGCGTCTTCCCGCAATCCGACAGCATGGGCTACCTGTTCCTGCTGTGCCTTCTGCTTCCGGTCTACACGATCACCGGCTACGACGCCTCGGCCCATACATCGGAAGAAACCAAGAACGCCGCCGTCTCGGTGCCCAAGGGCATCGTCAACGCGGTCTTCTGGTCGTCGCTCGTCGGCTGGATCATGATCTGCTCGATCACGCTGGCCATTCCCGACCTGCCCACGGCAGCCGGTCAGGGCTTCATGATGTTCTTCAACACCATGGATGCCGTCTTGCCCGCAAGCCTCAAGCTGGTGATCTACTTCTTCATCCTGATCGCCCAGCTGATCTGCGGCCTTGCCACCGTGACCTCGGCGAGCCGGATGCTGTTCGCCTTCTCGCGTGACAACGGAATGCCTGTCGGCTCCAAGGCGCTCGCCACCGTTTCGGCCAAGTTCCGCACGCCCGTCACCGCGATCTGGACCGCCACGGTGCTGTGCATCCTCTACGTGCTTCTGGCCATGTCGATCAAGGTCGGCGAAACCTCGATCTACGTGATCGTGGTGAACTCGACGCTGATCTTCCTGTTCCTGTCGTTCACCGTTCCGCTGGTCGCGGGCTTCTTCGCCTACGGCACCGCCAAATGGCCGAACCCCGGCCCGTGGAGCATGGGCGAAGGCGTCTACAAACTGGTCACCGTCCTCGCCGTCGTCGGCATGGGCGTGATCTTGTTCATCGCCGTCGCCCCGCCGAACGAGCGTGTGCTCTACGTCGTCCTCGGCTTCCTCGCTTTGGCGATGGTACTTTGGTTCGCGGTCGAAAACCGCCGCTTCGAAGGCCCGCCGACCGGCGAGAAGATTGCCGCCCGCAAGGCAGCAATCGCCGCAGCCGAGGCGGCCGTGGGCGAAAAGGCCTGACGAAAGCCTGTCGTGCAACAAGGGGCCGGGGGGAAACCTCCGGCCCTTTCCACACCGTGCCGGAATTTGACGCAAATTCCGCGCCGGTTTTTGACGCAAAAACCGTGCCCCACCGCTGCGCCCCGGAAAATGCGTCATTTTCCGCCGCGATTTCTGCGTCAGAAATCGCCGCCCGACCCCAAGACCCAAGGCCGCACAGGGGCACCCGCCCGCACAATCCCTTGCGCCCTGCCCGACACTCCCCTAAACCCCCGTCAATTTGCAGATTGGTCGAATCCACCACCCGCCGCACATTGCAGCGGGCTGGCACATGCGGGACAGAAAAATGCCGAAAAGAACCGACATCTCCTCGATCATGATCATCGGAGCCGGTCCCATCGTCATCGGACAGGCCTGCGAATTCGACTACTCGGGCGCGCAAGCGTGCAAGGCCCTGCGCGAGGAAGGCTACCGCGTCATCCTCGTCAACTCGAACCCCGCCACCATCATGACCGATCCGGGGCTGGCAGACGCCACCTATATCGAACCGATCACCCCCGAAGTCGTCGCCAAGATCATCGAAAAAGAACGCCCCGACGCGCTTTTGCCCACCATGGGCGGCCAGACCGCGCTGAACACGGCGCTGGCGCTCGACGACCTTGGCGTGCTGGCGAAATTCAACGTCCAGATGATCGGCGCCAACCGCCACGCCATCGAAATGGCCGAAGACCGCAAGCTTTTCCGCGAAGCGATGGACCGCATCGGCCTTGAAAACCCCAAAGCCACGATCATCGCCGCCCCGAAACTGCCCTCGGGAAAATACGACATCGCCGCAGGCATCCGCGAAGCGGTCGAGGCGCTGGAATACGTGGGCCTGCCCGCCATCATCCGCCCCGCCTTCACCCTCGGCGGCACCGGCGGCGGCGTCGCCTATAACCGCGACGATTACGAAGCCATCGTCCGCTCCGGTCTCGAAGCCTCGCCCATGGCGCAGGTGCTCATCGACGAATCCCTCCTCGGCTGGAAGGAATTCGAGATGGAGGTGGTGCGCGACCGCAAGGACAACGCGATCATCGTCTGCGCCATCGAAAACATCGACCCGATGGGCGTGCACACCGGCGACAGCATCACCGTGGCCCCCGCCCTGACCCTGACGGATAAAGAATACCAGATCATGCGAAACGGCTCCATCGCCGTCCTGCGCGAGATCGGGGTGGAAACCGGCGGCTCCAACGTGCAATGGGCGATCAACCCCGCCGATGGCCGCATGGTCGTGATCGAGATGAACCCCCGCGTGTCGCGCTCCTCGGCGCTGGCCTCCAAAGCCACCGGCTTCCCCATCGCGAAAATCGCCGCCAAACTCGCCATCGGCTACACGCTGGACGAGCTTGACAACGACATCACCAAGGTCACCCCCGCCTCGTTCGAGCCGTCGATCGACTATGTCGTGACCAAGATCCCGCGCTTCGCCTTCGAAAAATTCCCCGGCTCCGAACCCAACCTGACGACCGCCATGAAATCGGTGGGCGAGGTCATGGCCATCGGCCGCACCATCCACGAATCGCTGCAAAAGGCGCTGGCGTCGCTTGAAACCGGCCTCACCGGATTTGACGAAATCGCCATATCGGGCGCCCCCGACAAAGCCGCCGTCATCAAGGCACTGTCGCAACAAACCCCCGACCGCATCCGCGTCATCGCCCAAGCCATGCGTCACGGCCTTTCCGATGACGAAATCCAGTCCGCCACCGCCTTCGACCCGTGGTTCCTTTCCCGCATCCGCGAAATCATCGACATCGA
Protein-coding sequences here:
- a CDS encoding aminotransferase class IV family protein, giving the protein MESALRRGADAGVRLIETLLWDGAGFPRLPLHLARLERGAEALGYPCNAGAVTGALATAVGTEALRVRLTLGADGAVEVTAAPLPAAKAEWRVGLASERLRSNDPWLTVKSTCRAAYDAARAALSEGLDEVVLLNERGEVCDGSITTVFFDRGQGMRTPPLSCGVLPGVLREEMAVPEEVLMATDLPRVRLWVGNALRGLIPARWTP
- a CDS encoding aminodeoxychorismate synthase component I, yielding MILCEHGPGGVPALFAAPREVVVAWRARDVRPALERAEAARRAGGWLAGYVAYEAGYALEPRLRRLMPGRRRGPLVALGVFDAPRDAAVVLAQADAEGHGARLSRLRPLVSRKAYGAAFRQVADYIAAGDCYQINLTFPMSARLEAGTPLGLYGALRARQTVGYGMFCDLGAGPVVISRSPELFFRLTDGVIVARPMKGTAPRDADPARDAALAFELRASDKAQAENLMIVDLLRNDIARISEVGSVKVPELYAVEAFSTVHQMSSTVTGRLRGEAGLAELMAALFPCGSVTGAPKIRAMEIIREVERGERGAYCGAMGWMSPAGDAAFNVAIRTLSLGADGAVRLNVGGGVVHDSTADGEWEEALWKARYAEGLTQASG
- a CDS encoding amino acid permease; the protein is MASDNYTDHEKHEDMKVLHGMGYAQELSRSMSKFSNFAISFSIICILSGGINSFAQAISSVGGAGAGIGWIVGCLLSGMFALAMAQIASAFPTAGGLYHWASILGNRFWGWLTAWLNLLGLITVLGAINIGTAYFFQGTFGALFGTTGADGAITPWPSSDMEIVVFVAIITIVQAVFNHIGIKATTFLTDVSGYLIFATTAVLVLACLYFAPALDLSRLWTFTNFSGDAGGGVFPQSDSMGYLFLLCLLLPVYTITGYDASAHTSEETKNAAVSVPKGIVNAVFWSSLVGWIMICSITLAIPDLPTAAGQGFMMFFNTMDAVLPASLKLVIYFFILIAQLICGLATVTSASRMLFAFSRDNGMPVGSKALATVSAKFRTPVTAIWTATVLCILYVLLAMSIKVGETSIYVIVVNSTLIFLFLSFTVPLVAGFFAYGTAKWPNPGPWSMGEGVYKLVTVLAVVGMGVILFIAVAPPNERVLYVVLGFLALAMVLWFAVENRRFEGPPTGEKIAARKAAIAAAEAAVGEKA